The following nucleotide sequence is from Echeneis naucrates chromosome 17, fEcheNa1.1, whole genome shotgun sequence.
CTTTGCCTATCTGTGAGAGTAAGTCTGTCAGATGTTtgcagtgaagagaaaaatcacaataaGAGGAACAAAACCAGTGAAAATATTTCTCTGGTCAAATGAACACTTTTAACtgatttttgtttctgcagaaagCATCACTTCATGTTCCGGCCCTCCTCAGATCCCTCATGCTGTAGTAATTCAAGAATACCAGGAGGTTTTTGCTGCAGATTCAAAAGTGTTGTATCAATGTGAAACTGGATACGCTACAGAGGAAAGACACACCAACACATCCATCTATTGTGTAGctgggagctggagctggagtgaAACCTCATCATGCAGTAATGGAAATGCTAATGCCGCTGCATGATAAATCTGTTGACCTGATCACTTTAACAACATTTAACCTCGAAGAGTGGATCAAATTATTAGTATGAAGTTAATTTTGGAGGGCAAATTTTCATTCCATACATGTCACATACATAATTATCCAAATTCTCTTTTCCTGTCTATTTTGTGTGGAAAGCTCCGGAGTTATAATGAACACTTGAttgaatgatttcttttgtttttgcagaaagGAACATTTTATGCAGTAAACCTCCTGAGATCCCTCGTGCTGTTATAATTCAGGTAAACCTGGATATCTCTACTGATAAGTCAGTAGTGCTGTATCAGTGTGACAATGGCTACTTTATGGAAGATGGGCAAAACAGGAAATCCATCTCCTGCACAGCTGGGACTTGGACTGAAGCTCCAACATGTAGTAAGTAGACAATATGATCAGAAATACAACATATGATAAAGATGATTTTAATGACTTCACTGTGCACAAAGCCATGAAGCACTGTATCAGGACGACAGATTAACACACTGAAAGATTTCAGTTTGCATCAACaccaaacagaagaaaaataagagcagagatctgtttcttcaaattaaaatgtgggACCTGGATTGGAGGCCCATCATGCAGTAATAGAAATGTTAAAGCTCCAGCATGACAGGATTATTGATCTGATCACTTTAACAACATTTAATCTTGAAGACCAGATTACATGTTGCCTTTTTCTGTCCAAGACAGGGCCTGTGTCATACCACCTGGTAGCTATCCTCAGGCAGCTATTCAATTTTGGGAAACCTTCGTCATTAAAGCAGGACCGCCAATTGTCCAAAACTGTGGAAGATTCGATTGGATCAGGACGTTCACGTGCACTAACAGCAGATCATATGTTTCTCAATGTAAGTATAATCTCAGAGCATCTCAGAGACCGCTGCACACACCCACTCATGTTCAAAGTCAAATGTTAAGcgttttattttccttgttaCTGTTGGTTCTTCTACACATCAGTGAAGGTAGAGTGTTGTTTCCTTGGCGTTACCAACCGACACTGCAAATGTGTTCAGTACgaacaaacacaatgcaataATTTGTGTTGTTAAATAAAACCGTTTGTCTGCTTATTATTGTGACTCTGATGAAGCTCATAccaaaagtgaaacatttatttacataaatgaGATGATTCCACAATGTTCACTGATGAGATGATTCCACAATGTTCACTTCCTTTTACTTGCTGCTGGTTGGACTGAGCTGTACTGTCAGAGATCTCAAgatcattttcaaaatacatCACCTGCGAATTGAGCTGCTTTCCTCTCAACTTGACAAGCTCCAGACTTTACCACATCCACAAATTTGGCAGAAACAGTGCAACAGTTGGAAGTCATGCTGTCTTACAGAGGCCGTATAGGGACCAGATACCCTGCTGCCACCGCAAGTTGACAGCAAATCATGTGAATGGTTCAAACTGTGAGCCAATCCGCTATGAAAATGTCTTAACTGAACACTAGTGTGAATGTAGCCTAGAATGGCACATAGGTTCATCTGCCACTGTGCTTTGTTTGCTGGAAAAGGgtggttgtgtttgtgaccAGCCAAAAGCCTCAGCACTCATGATGTTTACCACTCAAGTTACATTATGTCCTGTGAGCAGTGCTGCCTCTGCAGACTGTACAGCGGCTCGCCATCAGAAAGTGTCAAAGCACTTTATTCCGCCTGGAGCAAGCTGGTTAGTGAGATAGGGGATGATCATAGGGGAGAGGGGTTTGGATGGTGCCAGTGATTAGCACTGTTATCGCTCAGGCTGCTGTTGTTCTCCTTGTTCCTTCAGAAGCAGTCGTGGCAATGCGTCCAGTTATCCCACCAAccccacaaaaaacacaaagcacctAAACTGAAACGTTTGTTGACAGCTGGGGAAAGGATAGAGTAGTACCAGTCCTGTTTTAAAGACCACAGAAATTTGGAGAATCAGACTTCAATTACAACAATTTaagtaaatataatttttttttctgaactatTCATTGCTgcgttgttgtttttggaaTTTCAGGTTGCGACGAACGTTACCACCGACAggtaggtgttttttttttttttttaatgaccgTTCTAAGAACTTTCAATAAattggtgtttttattgttttatatcaccttgtttatatttaattttactctTTATTTGACtaaatattgttgtttttccctgtttgtaACCAGGGTGCATGCCCAATATACCCCATCTTAGTTCATCAGTGATCCATCCCCACCaactaacaaaaaaacagaagcttcCACCAGAAAACAGCTAcgtcaaaattacatttgagaAGATTTGGCAAAATAGTTATTTTTCCCCTAATTTTTATCAAAAattgatcatcacaatgtttGAAGGCCAAATCAGACCAAAAAATCCACATTGGTTGTGATCTAAGATATTTAATGACAATCTGTAACAGTCAGTTTATATCTTTATATCTACTTTATTGCTTTATAAATACTCTATGCACTGTGAAATTGATTAACAGCTGAACATGTGAATGAAGCTTATTTGACCAATAGTGAATAAAATGTTCACTCATAATTTCAGCAAAAATGTCTGgacttctttttcctctttacaAATACTGCAGAATATTGATTCCTTTCTAAAACACAATTGAGACCACATTGCTGTGAAGtataaagaaacagacagacacagtttttGCCAACCTGTAAAAATTATGTCATGAAAAAATATatgactaaaacaaaaaacacaaccatgCAAAGATTGTTTCCACCTTGTCACAGTAGAGCTTGAATGCTATTCAAGCTCTGTATCAGGACGACAGATTAACACACTGAAAGATTTCAGTTTGCATCAACaccaaacagaagaaaaataagagcagATATCTgtttcttcaaattaaaatgtgacttttttaatacatatttttcaCTCAAGAGATGACTGGACCAACTCCTGGACAGACCATTCAAGACCACTACAGTACAGTGCAAGTCATGGCTCCGGCAGGCGATGTTATATTTTAGTTCGGTTCGCAGAAGTCACTGAACCAAGATGATTGTGATAACTCATTTTGTTCAGACCTTTAAGTTTTGAACAGGGGTGGTTTTCTTctaatcagaaaaacaaaataattacagtgtTGGTCTTTTATGTCAGTTTaagtttgtttctttaatatttGCTTCTTCCGTCactaattttcatttcaaatcaatcCATTCTCtgcattattgttattattgccTCCTTAGTATGGTGGTGAGTAGACCCCGTTGGTATGCAGGAGACTGGGGTTCAATTCCCCAAAGAGGAACCCCAGCCACTGTGTGCCCACTAGTGGTGTGTTGGTGATACAGTTGCTATTGTACTCATACAAACAGCTCAGAGGAATGTTACTCATTCATAAAGTGGGGAGTGCCTCTGCCCCCATACTTTTACAGAAGTCAGATACCTTCACTTTTATTGGAGTAACATTTGACCAGGAGGATCATACATTACTGTAAAATGCGGTGAGAATTTGAAGAATGTGAATTCAGCTGGTGCGACAaattgcctcacaacaagaaggttctgggttcgattcccagtcTTTCTTGTCAGAGAGTCATTCTTTAACATGAAATAACTCGTGAAATCAGAGCTTTAACAGAATTGTTTTTGGGGAATGCTTTTTTGACAACATGCaacttcacagaaacacaattccACAAAGATTAGtgttgagatttttttcagGTCATATATTAGTCATTTTACTGGCTTATAGCACactaacaaacatttttttcctaaattATGCAGGCAGTCATATTATAAAGTGAGAGTCTTGTAATTGTTTCTGACAAATCCAAAACACCgctgcagcatcatcatcaccagcTGGCAGCTGTTTTCATCCAGAGGGGGAGGAATCCAAAGACGTCAGCGTCTTTCACTTGGTCATGTCACCGCAATACTTTTGACCAAAGCAGAAAATGTAGAATTAAATATCCAATAATAATACAAACTATAATGTAAATGGATATAAAATGGCACTAGTATTTGCTCCATGTAGGAGTTTCACTTACAATAGCTCTTTCGGAGTTACTACAACCtaaaaaagtgaaatagaaGCACAAGAGTGAGTCAACAGTATTGTTCAGTGAACTGTGCTGCCTGTAGAGGAATATTATCCATCAtgccttttttaaattaaatcaatagATGTTAATCTCTCACAGGTGAGATCATCAATAGCACTGTGCCCATATCTGAACGGAAAAGTTATCTGACCTTAGActggaaatgagaaaacagaaatatgcaaaGATGAAATGCATATTATAGAGGGCTGACAAGAACCACATTTTGGGGATCAACTAAAAGGAGCCTCCTAGAAAATGCCCCccaaaaacaaagccatgcaGCCGTAAAACACTGACTTAGCTCATCATCCAGTAAAATGGTTAGTGTAACGTGTGAGGGGCTGCTAGGAGCTGTTTCAGACTTCAGTACAAACCCAGGCACTGTCCCCTTGTTCACCACTGAGCAGCTTCTGACTGCATCGAGACACCATAACGGTGTCATTCCTCTCATCTTTGGccaagagagagacagagtgtaTTTCCTCACACTTCAAATTCCTCATCGGCTcagaataaatagaaaacagagcTGAGTCAGTGAATAAATCTCTACTTAGTGAAGATCACACTGATATTTCAACCCTCTGTGGCTTTTATTGTCTCAATCTGGCCATGGTGACATTTTCCCCACACTCCCACTCACTCaatctgtatttctgtttatgACATATTAATGTAATGATCGTAAAGTGATACTTACATTTGCTTAAAGTAATTCTTCCATTCTGGCACTGAACCAAAGAATGATGTTCTGCAATCcagtagaatttttttttcttacacagcagaaacaattcctcatcatattttaaaaattgaacTCCAGCAGGAACTAAGTCAGGATACTCAGCAGTGTCCACAGAACAGGAGACATCTGCTCAGAAGGAACAACGATTAGTCAGTTTCTTCCTCGGACACgctctcagtaaatatattatACAAGTGAATATGGGACTTTCGTGAAGCAAACGTTATCCTGCCTAAAAATGGATTACACATGGGCAGTTGAGACCAGGGCTGTTATTATAACAACACATCGTATCTTAACTGACTAATGTGCCAAATGAATTACATCTCTTTCAAATGGATCCATTTGAACTGCTGAGTTCTTCCTGTCTGAAGTGGAAAGTACcagatattttgaaaatattttctaaaacaaaacaacagtatTCTTTGTCAAGTTCAGCAATcaacattttgtgttatttaactGAGAGTTTGAACGTGTGATACTTAGTCTTAACATTTCTGAGAGtaaactgcatttaaagaaAACTCTTCCGTACTCAGACAAATCAAAGTTGATGTGCTGATATTTGACTTAACTTGTCCAAATTGCTCTTTAAATTTTGAAATCTTTTTGGTTGTCAGGAATGCGTGCATGGCTGATTATTGCTGTAAAGCAATGCTTTAGTTATGAGGTCACAACTAAATGTCCTTCTGTTTCTCCCATTCTGTTTTACTACAAAAGAGAAAGTAACCTTGAATTAAAAGGTTATTTTGGACAACTTGGACAACTTTTAAATACCCATTCTGAAAGGAAAATTCAAAGATACATGGATTTTTCACTGGGGGGTAGAAGACCTCAGTCTCTATGTACAAGCTGTTGAAATGGGATCTCTTACGGCAGGGCTGAAGTTCATCCCAACGCCCAGCTCTGCAGAAGATATTTTGCTTGTTGCTCCATGTATTTATAGCGTATCCATCTACACACTGATACATCACATCTGTCAAATGGTCGTAAACCTCCTTGGGTTCTTGAACAATTACAGCATGAGAGAGATTAGGGGGCTCAGAGCATGGAAGGATACGTtctgtggagaaaaaataaatcatgaataGGAATAGGAACGGAATCCATACAGACAACCAACCCAAAACttagacacacaaaaacagaatcGGTGTTTCAGTTTTTTGCAGAAAACATATCCTTTCCCTTTTTGGATTAGTGTCCAttataacataaaataaaatggacagatggacaaatggacaaaagaaaatttgaataattatgTATGTGACATGTATGGAATGAAAATTTGCTCTCCAAAATTAACTTCATACTAATAATTTGATCCACTCTTCGAGGTTAAATGTTATCAGTGATCAGGTCAACAGATTTATCATGCAGCGGCATTAGCATTTCCATTACTGCATGATGAGGCTtcactccagctccagctcccagCTACACAATAGATGGATGTGTTGGTGTGTCCTTCTTCTGTAGCGTATCCAGTTTCACATTGATACACCACTTCTGAATCTGCAGCAAAAACCTCCTGGTATTTCTGATTTACTACAGCATGAGGGATCTTAGGAGGGCTGGAACATGAAGTGATGctttctgcagaaacaaaaatcaGTTAAAAGTGTTCATTTGACCAGAGAAATATTTTCACTGGTTTTGTTCCTCttattgtgatttttctcttcactgcaAACATCTGACAGACTTACTCTCACAGATAGGCAAAGGCGACCACGTCCCATTTAAACAGCTGGCTGTTGCAATCTGGTTTAATTGTTCATATCCTGGGTCACATCTTATCCTCAATATGTGTCTCTCCTCATACCAACCGTCTGAGCTTTCAGTGTATTTCCCATTGGGGATAGTTGGTGGGAAACAGGCCTTTTGATCtgagaaataaaagagagaacaaGTTAGTTCAGTGACATTCCTGCCAGGTTAACGGTTACACTGCTTACATGTGACAATGTAAGACTACTCAAACCATTTAAATTCACTGttgaaaaatgttgctgtgCGTGGAGCTGGAGGGAATTGCAaagtgtcaggttttgagtttattctgatgtttagtgttctgtccttgtaacttcctgttttattttgaagtcctggttccGTTGTGTTCCCCATTACTTTACTTCCTCGTTGTGTCCCAttttgattgccttccctgtcctaatgtggatcacccgaaattaaaattgaaatgaattttGATAACTAAGGAGAAATCTAAACATAaaataaggattttttttcagaatttaataaaaaaagacacaagataAATAGTTTGAGTAAATCATGTGGCATCATGTATAACAGAAAAATGGAGCTGTATGCCAACATGAAAACGTTATCCCAAAGCTGAAGGAGGGGGGATCATGACTCCTGGCTAATTTCTTGCTTTTCAGCAAGTTTAATTTAATATCTGGTTGGCTGTCTCTCAGGTGATGCAGTAGGATCTTTGACATCAACAAGTAAATCTCATGCAGAATTAgtacaggaaaagaaaatccactttTTTTACTCAGAGCCCAAATCTTTGTGTGtacaaaacatttatatttgtaacaacaacaaaaatggtAAAAGGCCAAAGCTAATTATTTTTACACTGACCTATACACATTGGTGTAGAAGACCATTTTCCATTTGTACAAGTGATTGTTGCCCACCAAGTGTCTTCAGCTGGTTTACGGCCTTCATCACAGGCATAAGGGAGAACAGTTCCAGAAGGATATCTTGCTTGTTGAGGGACAAAAAAACCACCATCCAGATCGGCAGCTGCACAAGACTGATCTCCACGTTGAGCTAAATCAGAGATACGTACGACAACATGAATGAAACTTGAACTAAATtgtcatgaaatgaaaatgtatttaattctATTCTTACCATGTATCACTCCATGAAAACATATGAGAAGAATAAGttgtaaatatttaaagcacattttgcCACCAGTTCAAATGTCCAAATGTTGCCAAACAAAGCCATGCAAAGACTCCAGCTTAAATTGCAGCCAGTTAATAATTGTTGAGGGCGTTTGTCCAAGAAGATAAAAATGAGCTAGCTTGCTTTGTCTTACTGTGACTGAATCAGTGTCATCCCACTGGCTTCATATCCTTGCATGTGCTGTATAAAAGGTTTTTACAAACCCATAACAACTGAAATCTAAAAAACTCCCCCTGAACtcctgaaataaatcaaatcaaaaacacatttttactaAATATACAGACGTAGCTTCAACTTTGTCTTCTCAAAAACTCTTGCAGCGTTCATGTCACAATATTTGTTTAAAGACCAGATTTATAAATGATTTCCCGGAGGGCTGTGACTAGATGCCAAAATTACAAAATACCAAACACAGTGAttgtaaaggtcagtgttcagaAACAGGTGGCATTCTCTAAAAGATATCTGACTACACTGAAACAGACATCAAAATTGCCACGATTGATATTGGTGATTATTAGGGATGGGAAGATAAACCGATGCTCATCGATACGCGGTCCTCCACAGGCAAGATGCGAGTGCATCGGTACAACAGCTGCGTATCGATACAGTTTTTGacaaaaatatatagatatatcgGTTGTTGGAAGTTTGCATCGGTATATATCTATTTTCAATGAGTTTTTCATAtcctttttatacatttaaccGACAAAATGTCTtgttgattttatatttttactccACATAAACAGGACCTATGTTACGGTAATGTTCACCGCGGATGTACACAACTACGGCATGCGCGCCCATGGAGGGGCTCATTGATCTAACTAGTATCTGTTCAACCAGCCACTCCGAAGGGGCGGGACTTAAACAAGAAGTGGGTGTGGTTTacacatgattttatttttaagcctgatATTGATGTGGGTTGATAAGAAGTCcttatatttattgtaagcctcaatatagttttatttacagcttaagTTGTTCTATACAAAGGtaagaagagcagaaaaaccCGAACCAGcgaagaaacagtgagaatgagaaacgcgATGTGGGCTGCATGCAGCTTTTCCTAATTACGCTCttaccccataaccccataaagtgaTTTGAAATGcttgggttataaaaagctattttaaaatgatgatggtgTAGCTTAACTTTTTATCActatcaggttaaatgatgatcttactgGGGGACTCCAGTATGTCACCTccatgaaaagagaaagactCATGGATGTAAGTTTGTCATTGTACCGttttttctccggtacagctaTCGTGttaaataatcatctgacatattgaaataatattttaagctactggacagtgttttttaaattgtgcacCTATTTGTTGTTGTGGACATATTTGGGCACCGTTTCAGACACAGATTGTAGTAGATAATCGTGTGTGTAATATTGTGATTGCAAAGTGTAAATATACTTTACATTGTTCTAAAGTTTGTGTTTCACGCGCGGTACCACCGCATCCATAGAAACTTGCTATGTGCTCTGTACGcacttaaggaagaaacgcaaatagaagcacagctgggtgtacggaaagctaAATGGGACAATACAATGTGAAGGTTACTGATAtgttattttttacattaaaacaagaaatgGAGAATACATTTGTTCgaccattcattgtcaatctttaTGTAAGTGGGTGACAGCTAGCCTAACTGTGTGAGAGTAGCCTACATTTATAAAGCTCACTGTCGGATCgcttacactagttagtcgattcaaaatgggctgctggctaactggttagcGTGCTCGACCGACGAATTAATGACACTATTTTTGACGTgtaacgttactattgcttactattcatttggaaacggaAACGGAACTCT
It contains:
- the LOC115057561 gene encoding complement factor H-related protein 2-like; amino-acid sequence: MCIDQKACFPPTIPNGKYTESSDGWYEERHILRIRCDPGYEQLNQIATASCLNGTWSPLPICEKSITSCSSPPKIPHAVVNQKYQEVFAADSEVVYQCETGYATEEGHTNTSIYCVAGSWSWSEASSCSNGNANAAA
- the LOC115058240 gene encoding complement factor H-related protein 1-like, with amino-acid sequence MCIDQKACFPPTIPNGKYTESSDGWYEERHILRIRCDPGYEQLNQIATASCLNGTWSSLPICEKSITSCSGPPQIPHAVVIQEYQEVFAADSKVLYQCETGYATEERHTNTSIYCVAGSWSWSETSSCSNGNANAAA